The genomic interval AAGGGTAAAGGTTGTACAAAATCCATGTAAAGGTGATGAAAGTAGGCTAAAAGAACTATGAGAAGAACGGCGTTCCATGCTAAAGCTACATAACCTTTAATTTTGTAAGGTGGCTTACCCACAAGAAGTGGAAAAAGTTCGTAAAGGGTTGCTATACCAAAATAAAGCATTTCATTAACGAGAGTGTGACCAAACAGGAATGTAAGGTTTTTGGCAAGCAAAGCATCGCTTTTTACACCAAAGAAATACTGAAGGTAAAAGAGGATAAGAAGTATAACACCAGCTATCAGGCAAGCGATTACCCCAATTAGGGTTACTGTAGTTATGAGTATAAAAGGTGGTGTATCGCTCTTTTTGCCAAATAGAGCTGACCACGCAAGGGCTGAAGATAAGGAATACTTTCTTAAAATGGAAAAAAGCATAGCTAAAGACCATACGAACCATCCTAAACCTAAAAAGGTAAGAGATAGTATAAAAAGTGGTAAAGACCAACCTGCACCTTTTGTGTAAAAAGGTAAGGGATACAAAAAGTACCAGCCTGGATGTTCACCGCCTAAAAGGAGAGAGAATATGAGGAGTAACGCACCTGAAAGTGTCATTACGTATGCAAAGGCGTTGGTAAGTATAGGTGGATCTGTATACTTGCTCATAAGATAGTTAACCCCTGCCATGCTCATTACAAACCACACACCTGCCATTAAAAGTCCATGGGCAGACATGAGTGAGTAAAATATGTTTGGAGCTAACTCGATAAGGTTAGCTTGATTTAGCCTCATGAGTATTCCCATAAAAATGGCAAATAAGAAAACCGAAAGAGTAGTCAGTATCCATAAGAAGGTTAATCTTTTGAGACTCACGGTACCACCTCCATCTTAGCATTCATATAAGCATGGGCAATTCCGCAGTATTCCAAACACTGGATGGTATATATGCCTACTTTTTTAAAACGATACCTAAGCCTGTTTATGTATCCTGGCATAGCTTGTACCTGAGCTATAAGCCTACCTTCTGGATCGTAAATACCAAAACCGTGGTTAACGTCAAAGCTCGTAACCCTGAACTCAACAACTTCACCCTTTTTTACCTTCACCTCATTTCCTAAACTTCTGCTGAAAGTTTCTTCATCAGTTATAGGAAACCCGCTTATCGCAAAGCTGAATTGCTTTGCTACCACGTGCAGTACTCTATCAGGGGGAGATTGGGAGAAGGCAAAATAAGGTGCTTTTGGTAGAGTAAGTATGAGGTATATTGCTACTGTGATTGAAAGGAGTAAGAAGAAAAAGAATCTGAACTTTTCAGAATTTTTTAATATTTTTTCTTTAAAAGAGGACAGCGCCACATAAAGGTAAACGGAGGCTATAACTGTAGAGGATATCAAAAATGCTAAAAAGACAATCCATTGAAGACTCATCTTTACCCTCCTCTAAACCTCTTAAGCAGTACGGTCACAAAAATAGCTATAAGAGAAAGTATAACATAAATCACAAACCCCTTTGCGTAGCCGGAACTTCCCATGAATTCAACAAAGGCACCGAGGATGGGTGGAGCTACAAAACCGCCTAAAGAACCAAGCCCACCTACCCACCCTGCTGCTCCTCCAACCGCTTCAGGTACATACTTAGATACAAGTTTAAACACCGCAGCATTGGCAAGTCCCACACCTGTACCTAACAGAATAGTGCCTATTAATCCAGTATAGAAGTTACCTGTTAAGAAAACGATCGTGGAACCCACAAGCATGAAAACAAAACCTAAAAGTGCTACCTTTTCACCACCTGTCTTGTCACTTAGGTATCCCCCTAAAACCCTTACGAGAGAGGCTAATATAGAGTAGCCCAGGGCGGTTAATGTACCTGCAATAACTATAGATACACCGTGATATATAGACCAGTAGGCGGGTAGCCAAGCGGTCAATCCCAGAAAGCCTGCTCCGAAACATACCGCATAAAGAAATACGAGTATCCATGTTCTGAAATTTTTGGCTGAGTGTGTTAGAGCCGCAAAGAAACCGCCTTTGGGTATAAGCTCCTGCCCCAGCTGTTTTGCTATGTTCACTGCACGTTCCCTGGGAACACCCTTGGATGTCAGCTGAAAGTAGCATGCATCAACGGCAAATAC from Hydrogenobacter sp. carries:
- a CDS encoding cbb3-type cytochrome c oxidase subunit I, coding for MSLKRLTFLWILTTLSVFLFAIFMGILMRLNQANLIELAPNIFYSLMSAHGLLMAGVWFVMSMAGVNYLMSKYTDPPILTNAFAYVMTLSGALLLIFSLLLGGEHPGWYFLYPLPFYTKGAGWSLPLFILSLTFLGLGWFVWSLAMLFSILRKYSLSSALAWSALFGKKSDTPPFILITTVTLIGVIACLIAGVILLILFYLQYFFGVKSDALLAKNLTFLFGHTLVNEMLYFGIATLYELFPLLVGKPPYKIKGYVALAWNAVLLIVLLAYFHHLYMDFVQPLPFQFIGQIASWVAPIPAAAVTIFTVLTTVYGSGLRWNLAMSLFFLGTLFWAIGGIGAILDATIMNNFVLHNTLWVPAHFHTYNLLGNVLFSLAFITWFIRENAGEFSPPKLLLPMYIVGGTGFVFMFYLGGAFSVMRRVDKYPDFIHVGPTLAFWGAGFALLVFISSAIFLIYSLSKSLKIMRE
- a CDS encoding MFS transporter — translated: MERLIVEIELKLVNNPTLGLIWATFAFFVGFAAVSLYGPAAKSFKGLLHLSGIELGLLVSVPYLTGSLLRLPFGAWVDKVGGKKPMLTLLFLSILGMGGLTFLLFSYYPDRMSKEFYPVILLLGVLSGCSIATYSVGIAQVSYCYPKSKQGTALGIYAGIGNTAAGIFALVLPIAISAWGLPRAYLAWFVFLLIGTLLYAVFAVDACYFQLTSKGVPRERAVNIAKQLGQELIPKGGFFAALTHSAKNFRTWILVFLYAVCFGAGFLGLTAWLPAYWSIYHGVSIVIAGTLTALGYSILASLVRVLGGYLSDKTGGEKVALLGFVFMLVGSTIVFLTGNFYTGLIGTILLGTGVGLANAAVFKLVSKYVPEAVGGAAGWVGGLGSLGGFVAPPILGAFVEFMGSSGYAKGFVIYVILSLIAIFVTVLLKRFRGG